In Macadamia integrifolia cultivar HAES 741 chromosome 13, SCU_Mint_v3, whole genome shotgun sequence, one DNA window encodes the following:
- the LOC122060051 gene encoding uncharacterized protein LOC122060051: MKNSIRCCISCILPCGALDVIRVVHSNGHVEEFSHRIRAGEVMKANPKHVLRKPSYSSETDNGVVPKIVIVPPDAELQRGKIYFLMPVSSLPEKNPSGSKAKQRRRREQDNNGSSISVTKLLISDQYLSEILSEKLSTQKDRRRGRVGVWRPHLESISETPQSDL; the protein is encoded by the coding sequence ATGAAGAACAGCATCAGGTGCTGCATCTCTTGCATTCTACCATGTGGAGCCCTTGATGTTATCAGAGTGGTACATTCAAATGGGCATGTTGAAGAATTCAGCCACAGAATTCGAGCTGGTGAAGTCATGAAAGCAAATCCAAAACATGTCTTGAGGAAACCATCTTATTCATCTGAGACTGACAATGGTGTTGTTCCAAAGATTGTGATTGTACCACCAGATGCAGAGCTTCAACGTGGGAAGATTTACTTCCTCATGCCAGTTTCGTCGCTACCGGAGAAGAACCCGTCTGGATCAAAGGCAAaacagaggaggagaagagaacAGGACAACAATGGAAGTTCCATTTCAGTGACAAAGCTACTTATTTCTGATCAGTACTTGAGTGAGATCCTTTCTGAGAAGTTATCCACACAAAAGGATCGAAGGCGAGGCCGTGTTGGTGTCTGGAGGCCTCATTTGGAGAGCATATCAGAGACTCCACAATCTGATCTTTAA